Genomic window (Daucus carota subsp. sativus chromosome 5, DH1 v3.0, whole genome shotgun sequence):
TCTAAATATGGTGAGAAGCGAAAGAAAGAGGTTGATGATGTCCAAATACAGAGAAACTGAAGCCCAGATGTACTCATCATAACTGTAGCGCTTAATTAAGTTATCTGTATCATAGACAATGTATCCGCAAAAAATAACTGATGCTAGACAGCCATAAATCATCTCTGAAGTTCTCCCGAGGGGAAAGAATATCTGAAATTAAGAAATAACCAATGTTTAACAGCCAAATATCGGACTCAAACACAAGCaaatgggggggggggggaagaagaaaaagaatggACAGCAAAACAGAATGGAAAAAAATGCATACCTGAATAAAGCCAAACACCATCAGCACAATAATGGAACCAAAGAGGAAGGGACCTAAGAAATTGAAGTCTTGACCCCTCTTTACCGCCCAAAAAGTGTACAAAGTAAGGCTCACGACAACTACGGCTGTTAAAATAACAGCTTCCAAGATAACCTTTCCTGTAGCATATTCAATTTGAGTTAACTTCCAAGACCAAATGAGTTCTCTAACCACAAAAACATCACAGAATGAAGTCGGTGACCAAAATATAATACTACATAGACTAAGAATTGAACTTATCAAAAAAGAGAGACAACAACAGTAAGTCATTGTCTTAGGAACAACATACTGATTTGATTAAAGTCGGCTATTATAAtcgataaaatttaaaattagacaTAGTCGGTCTAagtacacctattcaccccttTTATGCGCactttcagaaataattttcacTAATAACTAGAAACCTCCAATCATTgtcaaaccaaaaaaaaatctcatCTCGCTTTAAAAGAAAGCTGAAGAAAAAATTCAAGAAGTTTGTAACTAATACAAACTTGATATGACTAAACAACCAAATAATATTATCCCGCTTTAGCTAAGATACATCCTCCTGAAGAAGCATATTTGTTCAAAGATATATCTTCATCAGTCATAAATCATAAGCACCAGAACCCTGAACGTTAAATAATAGTTTGGTTGATCAATTAAATCGGATGACAAGAATAGCAGAGCAACATTACAAAGTCACATAATCTTTTTAATACCTGCTATATACTTTAATTCAGAAACAGATAATGAGACTTCAAATGCAAAATGTGCTAGcggaattttaattaattgtaggcatataatataaaaaagtacATATACATTGATTGATAGATGCATATGCTATAAGGATATATAACACAAACATACCGCTGGTATAAGCACAAGTCAGACCGATGGAAAACGAGAGAGCAAACGTGAACACTCCAAGTAATATCAAGTTCACCGGATGTCgctgataataatatgataacgGACACAA
Coding sequences:
- the LOC108223995 gene encoding protein LIFEGUARD 2-like — its product is MWRQTKNDVESGTSEPLYPMMLEAPELRWAFIRKIYSVVAIQLILTVVVAAVVVSFRPISAFFTTTSAGLFLYILLIFTPFVVLCPLSYYYQRHPVNLILLGVFTFALSFSIGLTCAYTSGKVILEAVILTAVVVVSLTLYTFWAVKRGQDFNFLGPFLFGSIIVLMVFGFIQIFFPLGRTSEMIYGCLASVIFCGYIVYDTDNLIKRYSYDEYIWASVSLYLDIINLFLSLLTIFRAVDN